The nucleotide window TACCGGATTCATGTTTACTTGCAATACTCAGGGTTAGTAATTGTTCTGCTTGCCCTTCTTTTTGCTGTGGCTGAGCTTAGGGGATTTTATTTCAGCTCAACTCATGTTAAATTTGGATTTGCTACTATATTGTTGGCTTGCATACAGCCAGCAAATGCTTTCCTAAGGCCTCCAAAACCAGCCAATGGGGAGCAGGCATCCTCCAAGAGGGTTATTTGGGAGTGTTTTCACACAATTGTTGGTAGATGTGCCATTGTTGTTGGCATTGCTGCACTTTTTACTGGGATGAAGCATCTAGGAGACAGATACGATGTGGAAAATGTCCATGGACTCAGATGGGCTATGgcaatttggtttttaattgGTGCATTGATTGTTATTTATTTGGAATACCATGAAAGGCAGCGAATAGGGCGGCAGATATCTGGAAGAGGCAATTGGGTGCTTGGTAATCTTGAGGAAGATGATTCAGTTGATCTCTTGAGGCCAACCAGAACAAGTGCAGATAAAGAGTTACAGCCCTCTGCGAGAATGGAAGTCCAGTTAGAACCTTTGAACAGATGAATTTACATGCATTAAGTTCTAATAGACAGTTAACCCATTTTTTGCAAACTTCAAGGTTATTCTGCGAGCTGGCAGGCTTCTTTATTGGTTATGAGGTGTTGTTGGAGGTGAAAGGGGAGGCACTTATCGATCTCTTTTTTTGACTTATGTTGCTTTCTAGTTTCCATGTAGAGTAGTTTTCCTGCAGCATATAGTGCGTATAGTTATACATCTTCAACAGAATAGGTTATATAGTTACTTCTACTGTAGCTGttactctgttttttttttttacttcttcccaaaatagaagaaatcaaaCTTTATAAGGTGAAAGCTTTGTTGTGGATCAATTTAGGTTCTGAATGGTTTAGTTTGATAGTATCTCAGATGATTTCAGACATGGTATTTTATCTGACCAAAGGCATTGTTGTAAATTATGAGATTCAGAAAATTAATACAACATTTTTTATTGTCAATAATGCTCTATTGTTTTAGATTCTATGTTATTGCACGTTTCATCTTTAGTTCtgttagagtgtgtttggttagagagttttgagagtgaaattcaatttttaaagggATTTAAAATGCcaagtattaaaatatattgtttgtatcaaattcaatttttttttataaataatgggGACTTtataagggtttttttttttgtaaagtaaaatgagagaatttaaaataacaccAAGAATTTGTAAATTCTCTCTGATCATCACCACCCTCACTCTTGGTTGCGACTATTAACCCTCGCATGTTCTTTTCCTGGCTCTAAATTCTTACCATCACATGCTCCTGAGTCCTGATCACTCTCTCTTGCGCGAGCTTCTCTGGCTTTCTCTTTGCTCTTCTCCATTGGATCTTCTATGATTGagctcttctcttctctttggaCCACGTAAAATTTCTTTCTCACTATTCTccaatctttttcttttgttcttattttctgaaaattatatttgaatctattttgttgttgttcatgtATTATTCTAATTTCTGGACTCTAGATCTGATTATGATTTTGATGTTATTATTTGTGTGTGTGATATTATTTGCTGTATTGCAACATGATTAGAGTAATATTAAAATGCATATTATCACCTTCTGTATTCTGGATCTTATTCGCTCTgtgattattgaaataaaaaagcaTATTATCATAGCCAAATTTTAAATGGGTTGATTCCAATGTAGGTGGTACATGCCTTGCCCTGTGTAAAACTGCATTACAATCAATACGTTGGTCATGTCTGTACTATATCATTATGGTAAACCCAATTTAACTTTCTACAAGTTTGTGGCAGCTACCAAACAAGATGGAAGTGTGGATGAATGGGCAGCACGGCATATGTGTGTTTATCTGTGTCCGTGCGTGTGTTTGAGCAGTAAgtttaaaattagaaattttctaCAAACCAGattaatcttattatttattGGAATGTtcagaaatcataattaatggTAGATGCTTTTGTTTTCAACATATGGTGTGCAAATAAAGCTATTAGAGCGAGAAGGACCAGTTAGAACTTGCAAGCCATAGCAGTAAAGCTTGGTCAATAGTCAAGACTAGACAAAggtgaatattttatttcatcttgtTTTGTTGTCTATTTGCACCTTAGGATTTGTCACTATTTTCCTGGTTCACTTTGTTTTAAAGGAACATGATACTGAGTTCACTTCTCTATAATACTAACCTCTGTCCTCTAAAGAACATTGTAACTCTTCctcctaaaaaaaattggtaactCTTCTCCAACTCAGTTCTTGATAGCTATATTGGCAAGAGTTTACTCTACATCATATTGGTACCATTATTTCCAGCCCAACAGCATGCTTAGTAGTAGATTtgtacaaattataattaaataagaggTTCCTTTCAGTACAATTCTCAAATAAAGAATTGTCAATTTGTGTAATACCCATCCTAGAGATCATAACAGTAAGGTTCAACATCACTTTAAACCATTTAACAATGAAACATGAAAACTCttgacaaaatttaatttttaatagtatCTATCCAGATTTCAAATTTGGAAATTACTTAATCAGAGTaatattttcaaagacattttCAAGTGCAAAATTGAAATAGGTACATATATGACATTAGTCCTTTAATCAGATTTTTCTACGCGAGACACAGGACAAGTTTATGATATGCTAATACTTAAAAATAGGTACTgggttaaattttgaaatttgtaaaataaaatctaaggCTTTAGCCTACTTCCATCAAGAGTTTTCAAGCATACTTAAGAGTACCAAAAACTAAATTCAAACTTTTGGAAGCAATGCTGAATCATTGTCATGAATCGTGATTCCATATAAAAACGATCGTTAAAAGCCCAAGTATATTTCATTTGCGaggatttcaaaaaattatgttaaggagtaattaatttttttcttctaattttgtaACGTGTGTATTTTCACTTTCATATAAAGTGGAATTAATTTTGGATAAATACTCATTTTAGttcataaaagatgaaaaattaaaatttagatcctaaatatataaaaagtgacAAATTcatcttatctttaaattttctcCATTAATTCAAATGTTAATGTCTACATGGTATCTCTGGATCCAATTGTCATTGAAAAGAATGGTCACCAGTTATTTACTCGATGAAATTAATTTGTCAGCATATTgctaatgaattaatttatcaattttgaaaattgttatttttttaatttagtctctgaatttaataatttattgttattttaatctttaaaattaattacttattgATATTTTGATACTTGAACTTAAATGTGTATTGTTATTTTGATccttaaatatacttttaaatcttttaattagttatttatttaatgtggtATTTACTTTCCTTAGtttataatgaaatatttttttaccactaataaataaatttatgtcaatcaaaaataattttcacaaattaatttattgataatttatacCGGATGCAAGTGAAATTAGTGGACTAGTGGAGAGGAAGGAAGGGTCTGTCTACGGGAACTCGGAAGCGCGACACGACACCATCCAAAACTTGCAAATTTCTGTCAAAATAAGAATCGAATGTTGGTTAGTATGAACGTGAATTTTGAAGGGCTAAATCCCAAATGCAATGAAAAAGCTTCCATAGTTTCACTCTCACTCGCTGTATGGCTACGCTCTCGCTCTCTCTCAGTTGTTGGAGCGCCGTGGAACTTGCTCGCACCAGATTTTCTTCCACCTTCACCCCCTCcaatcaactcacaaaattataaaaatatcattataaaaaactatcaaataaactctaattttatgTATCCAATAATGATTCACAAGATCATAtcacaaaaatattatacatcacaaaaatcatttaataatcaAAATTCTTAAAACCTTGCCATATTAGTTTCATGTTCTCGGACCCCTCACTCAAAtcatacattatatatatatatatatatatatatatatatatatatatatatatatatatataatataaacaaaTGCTTATGTAAATGCAAGACACATAAATGTCAAAGAAAATTCACCATATAAATCCAATTTGCAATTAATagaatgtatatattttaatatgtatatGTCAATCGAATgtcattatttctttaattagtgCCATCCAGATTTGCCTTAACAATAATACTGCTACAATCATTCTTATTTTTCCACTAGGAATTATAAAGCACCGTCAGTGAAATTTGTCGTATGTCTTGAGAGAAAATATTACCACAACATGAAGCATTATACATATTAAAAACTTCaaccaattttaaattatacttgATCACACCTACACATCCAATGCTATGATTAGAACGTCTAAAACACCATTAACTCTgatttctttatataaaaaacacaataaaagaaaaacttttctAAAAGAATTATATTATGAAAGTTTTGaaaagatgtattttcctcATGAAGCAAGTAATTCGAATTCTGCATTATTTTTACTTCAactgaatttttttacttttttccttcttctataTTCTTAAGTAATCCATTTATGTCAAGAAAGACTGATTATTTGAGTGattctaaaaaaatgaattatttatctttatataaatattatatgtaatttaaaattatcttttgagatttgtttaattaatctttattcaatctaatttattattatactaatatcttttaaaaaatataacaatttaatatattaaaataatttaatctatctttttctttaataaaagatgtatttagataatatttatttaaataattattgaaatatttttagaatgttACATTAGTAATATGAACCAACtcaaacataattcaaaatttaatttgataattgacTTATTGAACTTGAttcatgaagaaaataaattaaactaaagttAAAAATTTATCTGGTGAAATAAACTAGCTCAACTTGAGTTATATATATCTATCTATGCATCATTATCATGCTTTACATCAAGTCTAAAAGGGTGTCGTGTGAAGGGGATGATAGAGATGTAATATAAAACATTCATGAGCCTTCACCTAATAGTTTAAACTTTTGGATGGTTGGTTCACAAGAGTTCTTTTTTCATTCCATAGGGAGTAGATATAGCATATGTTCTTTTGCCTAGAAGTCATTGAAGAAATCCAGAAGAGAGGTACCAGAGAGGCACCGGGAGATCTCTTAGATGATAAATTTGTTCAAAATGACAACTTGCACTCTTCTCTTAATCCAGCTGCCCCAAATTCTAACCTTTTACCTTCCAGGAGTGCTGTGCTTCAAGCTTGCATAATAACTTCTGGTCTCATAGCTGCTTTGGGAATAGTGATTCGGCAGGTGCTATTCCTTTTATGCATTACTAGACCAGTTTCACCCTTTGTTGCATTTGCATGTTCCCAACGTTGTTGTCTATCTTAATGATATAAGCAGGATTTCATATGAAATTTATCTATGTTTTGTTTAGCCACCATGGAGTGTATTGATCAGTATGATTTTTTCCATACACCACAATACTTGGGAGAAGTTAAATTGGGATTCAAAGTTTTATTCTTGAGAACCTAATTCTTAATTGCAgacaaagtttttattttattctagaaAGGAGAGTTCTTAAATTTATCACAATTTGACTCGAGATTCTGAAATTCGCATAACATGGGATATCGTGTTCATTTTgtacttaattttgtttttgttactcGCAGGTGTCTCATGTTGTGTCAGTGGAAGGATTTCCAGTCTTGGACTGCTCTTCAGAAGTATCATGTATTACACTCATATTTACTTAGTTCTTACTATTAGTTTGTAGTTCAGACTTAATGAATTCTCTTTCATTGGAAGGGAGTCATAAAAAGATATTGGATATCAAGAACTATCTTTGAACTCTTAAttgcataaaattaaaagaactgTTCTCATCAGAGAAATGTGCTTTACTGTAGACCTGTACTGATATTTGTTAAATACTGAAATGCATATGGCCATGCTGTGGGTTTTCAAGTGGTATCTTGGGGTGAAAGTTATTGAACCAGGGGTTGATAAATTTGGAATTTCTTTTAATAAGGCACGAAAGTACAACCTTTcctgtgttttctttttttttattatatttggaaCAAGGCTACATGTGTATGGCTCTATTTATTGTGACATTTTCATGAATAATGACGTGAAATTCAAATCATCATATCTTATTCTAATGGAACTTTAAGGCTAATGTGACGTGAACTTCAAATCGATCTACtcgtgaattaattttttttgtgatgtTTAAGTGCCTGAAGCAAATATAAATGTGCTTGTTTCTTGGTAAatgttttgtaatttgtaaatgtgtaaaatttattatttgtggtATATCTTaagatcttttttctttttgtctacAGTTGGTTTTGACATGTGGCATCTTGAGTTGATTACAGGACTTGTAGTTTTAATATCATCATGTCGCTATTTGCTATTGAAGACGTGGCCAGATTTTGCTGAGTCTAGCGAAGCAGCCAATCAGCAGGTAAAGGAATCAAGGCCATGGCTCTGGAAATGTCCTTTAAGATTTTGTAAGCTTGGTTTGTTGTTAGTGGATTGCCATTTAAAACTTGAACATTATATAGTAGATCATAATAAGTTTAGTAAAAAGGTAGTGCATCTGAATAGAAATCGTTCCTACTTGAGATAACTTTTCATGCAAGTCTGTTGCTTTTTTGTGTTTGCGTCTGTACTATGTATTAGCACATGGATGCTTTGCTGAACCCTGGAAATATTTTGCTTTCTGAATCAGGTCCTTAGCTCACTTCAGCCTTTGGATTATATTGTTGTTGCATTTTTGCCTGGTATTAGTGAGGTTAAAAGAGGCTACTCTTCTTGGCTTATTTTgcctttcttatttattttttcatcatttGACTGATATCACATATTATCATCTTAAATTCCAGGAACTACTTTTCCGAGGAGCGATTCTTCCACTTTTGGGAATGAACTGGAATAGTATTGCGATTGCTGCCTTGATTTTTGGTGTTTTACACCTAGGCAATGGTCCAAATTATTCCTTTGCCATCTGGTGCATATCTTTCCCATTTCCCCTCTCATTTCTCTCTTGTCccccatttttttctttctcatctctTTGTTGTTTATTCCTTTTCCCTCGAATTTCGGGCAACTACCACATATATCACAAAGCTTCAATCTTCATGACTTCGGCAAGAATTAAGATCCTCCCACCATGTCATGTAATAATGTGTGTTCATTTCTAGCCAATGAGtttaaacaacacaaaaaaaaaatcattgttttcatcaAAAACAAAACTGAAATGAGGTTTAGCTATGTACCGAGGTTTCCAGCAATTCTTTGTTGTTAATGATgagcaaaagggtctttttatttttcattttctatgaaTAATTAATCTATGTTTTGACGTAAGCATTTATCTTTGCATGTGCAGTATGAACAAGACGGAAAGCCACTACCTAAGTTCGGGGAATGGGATGTGAATGATCCTGCCTCAGCTGAAGGATTCACTGTTATATTCAAACCATCGTTGCAGAGCCTTCTCAAACCATCGTTGTAGCTTCCAGTTATTAACACGTTTTCCCTTCTACTTGTTGTACGCACCGGCACAAAGTAATATGTAAACAGGAGAATCAATAACTAACTACCTTTTGCAATGGTGGAAGTTAAACAGATATGTTTGTTCTTGTTACTTTCATGATGTTGATCAGCTCAACTAGgcaattacttatttttagttaaaaaaaacaaaaaattaatcatccaAGTGAAAGCACCTCAACAGTTCATTCATATTCTACAGTACGGTTCACTTTTGGTTTCAAGTGAAAGCATCCAAATGTGTCAAATTGCAGGGGCTGATGAAACATCCAGTGCATTTTGTGTTTAGGTAGCTACCAAACTTGTTGCTGCTGAGGCCATACTAAATATGTAAAGCATTCAAGATTAATCATCCAATTCCAATTCTATATTCAACATAATTCCCAATCTTTTTCGGGTGTAACGATTACCAACCTTGGATGTTGTGTATCCAGCTGCAAGAGCAAGCACAGAATTCACACCAATGTAAAGTCCAGGCACATTAAAAGTCTCAAACATGATCTCCCCAGTATACTCGCGACTCTCAGGCGGAGTCAATGGACTCTCGGTCAAGAGGAAATAGTGATCCTCCGGATCACAGCTCAAATAATTGAAAATGCACTGCTGCCAGAAGCGCTCCATGGCATCCCAATTCTCAACCTGGCCATGCTGAATCGGGTAGCTGAGATTGTAAGTGCTACTAGATCGAGACTTGGTAAGTGCTTCATCCCCAATGAAGAAATCAAGATCCGCCATAATTCCAGCATTGTGCTGGGCCACCCAATTGCCTTTAGAAGAGCCCCTCGATTGATTCAGAAACGACTCATTAA belongs to Glycine soja cultivar W05 chromosome 5, ASM419377v2, whole genome shotgun sequence and includes:
- the LOC114413057 gene encoding uncharacterized protein LOC114413057: MFFCLEVIEEIQKRGTREAPGDLLDDKFVQNDNLHSSLNPAAPNSNLLPSRSAVLQACIITSGLIAALGIVIRQVSHVVSVEGFPVLDCSSEVSCITLIFT
- the LOC114411369 gene encoding uncharacterized protein LOC114411369; this translates as MHMAMLWVFKWYLGVKVIEPGVDKFGISFNKARKYNLSFGFDMWHLELITGLVVLISSCRYLLLKTWPDFAESSEAANQQVLSSLQPLDYIVVAFLPGISEELLFRGAILPLLGMNWNSIAIAALIFGVLHLGNGPNYSFAICMNKTESHYLSSGNGM
- the LOC114413055 gene encoding actin-related protein 3-like, translated to MDPSTFRPAVVIDNGSGYTKMGFAGNVEPCFIAPTVVAVNESFLNQSRGSSKGNWVAQHNAGIMADLDFFIGDEALTKSRSSSTYNLSYPIQHGQVENWDAMERFWQQCIFNYLSCDPEDHYFLLTESPLTPPESREYTGEIMFETFNVPGLYIGVNSVLALAAGYTTSKVGNRYTRKRLGIMLNIELELDD